One genomic region from Nilaparvata lugens isolate BPH chromosome 3, ASM1435652v1, whole genome shotgun sequence encodes:
- the LOC120350592 gene encoding uncharacterized protein LOC120350592: protein MTDNNVSVTAQSSGPSVQETQTPGTTDPAPRELFWIVKSEVESRLSSSGPPGLLARPLNPNHLVKGELFFEIETLGTPSSNLSDLSVDELRKKYRELRKENIESNGKIFRGVFNPQSALAELVPISKIISNLDSWSTQIAAAVEGDSRKELFYKCHSNVLHAANRIIHLLTYARESSNENLISELNRYLDALCETNARLIEWQHCIASRGASPIPYSTAMSSPAVGDAEAGTSRTVVAPFVSAGRPNTSQVGTETGALPRARHPNLTLTIPPPMSHNFVPVAQNQTRVNQNYSAMDSHAHMEPNSFARDTVPSSFGTLYNKLQNPIESLLKDLPVTDGLTVEKLLKFISVALKIQNQFGIGDNQLFQLLQPFALGPLCDRLSFAVNSGNTFDQFHGDILRYFIPQRLLSAIERQEFYRLQRSKEPLSSYIVSVREAACLLRLNLQESEIVHTICSGLNPEERSRLIFLGRPTTFQELNAMSVQAQNLTFADQERVHIERSRVNNPHQQENSRGYSDKNCFNCGKRGHLARYCRSRPVNQETQNRSNVETAKPNQNVSNRNANVKCFTCNRLGHYSRDCRSKKT, encoded by the coding sequence atgactGACAACAATGTGTCAGTGACTGCTCAAAGTTCTGGACCGTCTGTCCAAGAGACCCAAACGCCCGGGACAACTGATCCGGCGCCAAGAGAATTATTCTGGATAGTCAAAAGTGAGGTTGAGTCACGTTTGTCTTCTAGTGGTCCACCTGGATTACTAGCTAGACCTTTAAATCCTAATCATTTGGTCAAGGgtgaattattttttgagatagaAACCTTGGGAACGCCAAGTAGTAATCTTAGTGATCTTAGTGTGGATGAGTTAAGAAAGAAATACAGGGAGTTACGAAAGGAAAACATTGAGAGTAATGGTAAAATATTCCGTGGAGTATTCAATCCTCAATCAGCTTTGGCCGAATTGGTGCCTATTAgtaaaattatatcaaatcttgATAGTTGGAGTACTCAAATTGCAGCTGCAGTTGAGGGTGATAGTCGAAAGGAGTTGTTCTATAAATGTCATTCAAATGTGTTGCATGCTGCAAATAGAATCATTCATTTGTTAACTTATGCCCGTGAATCCtctaatgaaaatttaatttcagaattGAATCGATATTTGGACGCTTTGTGTGAGACAAATGCGCGCTTAATTGAGTGGCAGCATTGCATAGCAAGCCGGGGTGCATCGCCTATCCCATATTCGACTGCAATGTCGAGCCCTGCCGTTGGGGATGCCGAAGCTGGGACTTCTCGAACTGTCGTGGCACCGTTCGTCAGTGCTGGTAGGCCAAACACTTCCCAGGTTGGTACAGAGACTGGTGCATTGCCCCGTGCGCGCCACCCGAACTTAACCTTGACTATACCGCCACCAATGTCTCACAATTTTGTCCCGGTCGCTCAAAACCAAACTAGAGTCAATCAAAATTACTCAGCTATGGATTCACATGCCCACATGGAACCAAATTCATTTGCGAGAGACACGGTCCCATCATCATTTGGAACTCTGTATAACAAACTTCAAAATCCCATTGAGAGCCTGTTGAAGGATCTACCTGTAACGGATGGTCTGACGgtggaaaaattattgaaattcattagTGTTGCTTTAAAAATTCAGAATCAATTTGGTATAGGGGATAAccaattatttcaactattacAGCCTTTTGCACTCGGTCCCTTGTGCGACCGATTGAGTTTTGCAGTTAATTCTGGCAATACTTTCGACCAATTTCATGGAGacattttgagatattttattcCTCAGAGACTGCTTTCTGCTATTGAAAGACAGGAGTTTTATCGCCTCCAAAGATCCAAAGAGCCGTTGTCTAGTTACATTGTATCAGTAAGAGAGGCTGCTTGTCTGCTCAGACTCAATTTACAGGAGTCGGAGATAGTGCATACTATATGTTCAGGTTTGAATCCAGAGGAAAGGTCTCGCCTCATTTTTCTAGGTCGTCCCACAACTTTTCAGGAGTTAAATGCGATGAGTGTACAAGCTCAAAACTTGACTTTTGCCGACCAGGAGCGAGTCCACATTGAACGATCTAGAGTTAATAATCCCCATCAACAAGAAAATTCGAGAGGCTATAGTGATAAGAATTGTTTCAACTGTGGTAAGAGAGGTCATTTAGCTCGATATTGTAGGTCAAGACCAGTTAATCAGGAGACCCAAAATCGTAGCAATGTTGAAACTGCCAAGCCGAATCAGAATGTTTCCAACAGGAATGCAAATGTCAAATGTTTTACATGTAATCGTTTGGGTCACTACTCTCGAGATTGTAGGTCAAAGAAGACCTGA